The window GGGCTATCTACATATGCGGTATTTTTTATTTTAACAAGATCATGATTTGCAATACTAAATACGATCAATGAAAATTCCGTCAATAAGATGTTTATTATAAAATGATAGAAATGAATGGTGAATGTTTTTATTGAGTGTGTTTATGAAATCTTTATGGTATGAATGTCATCAAGTTAGACAGAGGAGTGAATGAGCATGTTATTTACAATTGGCCAAGTGACTAAAATGTATCATCTTCGACATGATACGCTTAGATATTATGATCGAATCGGTCTATTAAGACCAACGGTAAGAAACGAAAACGGGTATCGATATTATACCATTCGTGATATTGAATTATTAGAGTTTATTTTATTAAGCCGTCAATTAAATATCCCTATTAAGACGTTAAAAGAGATTTTGGATAAGGGAAATATCGATGAATATATTGAACTATTTTCTAGTCATGAAACGTTTATCGAAGAGAAGATAAAGAGTTTAAATGAATTAAAAAAAGAAGTTGGACGATTTAAACAAAAAGCACTAGCGATGGGAAAGTTTCAAAATGTTCATTTACCAGATACCCTAATCAAAAAATTTATCGATAAAAAAATTCTATTTGTGAGTCAAAATGGGGAAGAATCGTTAGCAGAGATTGTTAAAAATCGAGATTTAATAATTACAACGAAAAAAAATGAAGCTAACGAATTAGTCGTGGATAGTAGCATCATTGGATTTGAACTTATGAAAGAAGAATCTGTTAATCAGAAGGAATATAAAAATTATTTAGAGTATCACCTTAAAGGAGAGTGTATTGTATTATCACGAAAAGATACTATTGAAAATTTAATTGATTATTTAAATGAAGCTATAAAAAAATATCAAATCACTTCTATTTTAAATGAAGCAGTTTTTCCGATCATTGAGTGTACATTTAATATGGTCAGAAGTGATGATAGTACAATTCACTTTGCTAATATTTATATTCCCACTCATTAAAATATCTCTTGACTCTAGAGTTACTCCATACTTTATTCTTTTCAAAGAATGAGTAGTTAGAGTGGAGGACATGAAATGCAAGACAATATTTTACATCATGAAAAAATTCCGAAATTATTTTTAACT of the Turicibacter sp. TJ11 genome contains:
- a CDS encoding MerR family transcriptional regulator, which gives rise to MLFTIGQVTKMYHLRHDTLRYYDRIGLLRPTVRNENGYRYYTIRDIELLEFILLSRQLNIPIKTLKEILDKGNIDEYIELFSSHETFIEEKIKSLNELKKEVGRFKQKALAMGKFQNVHLPDTLIKKFIDKKILFVSQNGEESLAEIVKNRDLIITTKKNEANELVVDSSIIGFELMKEESVNQKEYKNYLEYHLKGECIVLSRKDTIENLIDYLNEAIKKYQITSILNEAVFPIIECTFNMVRSDDSTIHFANIYIPTH